In one window of Frigoriglobus tundricola DNA:
- a CDS encoding glycosyltransferase family 2 protein, with translation MSHSAPLVSIVMPVFNGARFLDRALASLRAQTLGDWELLAVDDASTDDSATRLDACARDPRVRVFRHPVNRGQAAARNTALAAAAGELIAYLDQDDEFYPDHLARAHALRDRADVLLFRYDLVEERPGHPGFGGATAYDPGARLWALFTETIAVPLGVVHRRALLARTGGFDEALGRYQGSDEDGDLWRRFARAGARLLPVPAKSGRYHVRADSFARTRPRRRRARRRPPPRPR, from the coding sequence ATGTCGCACTCCGCCCCGCTCGTCTCGATCGTCATGCCCGTGTTCAACGGCGCCCGGTTCCTGGACCGCGCCCTCGCCTCCCTCCGCGCCCAGACCCTGGGGGACTGGGAGCTGCTCGCCGTCGACGACGCCTCGACCGACGATTCCGCGACCCGGCTCGACGCGTGCGCCCGCGACCCGCGCGTGCGCGTGTTCCGGCACCCGGTCAACCGCGGCCAGGCCGCCGCCCGGAACACCGCCCTGGCCGCCGCCGCGGGCGAGCTGATCGCGTACCTGGACCAGGACGACGAGTTCTACCCCGACCACCTGGCCCGCGCCCACGCGCTCCGGGACCGCGCGGACGTGCTCCTGTTCCGCTACGACCTGGTCGAGGAGCGCCCCGGTCACCCGGGGTTCGGCGGGGCGACCGCCTACGACCCCGGGGCCCGGCTCTGGGCGCTCTTCACCGAGACCATCGCGGTCCCGCTGGGCGTCGTTCACCGCCGCGCCCTGCTGGCCCGGACCGGGGGCTTCGACGAGGCCCTCGGGCGGTACCAGGGGAGCGACGAGGACGGCGACCTGTGGCGCCGGTTCGCCCGCGCCGGGGCCCGGCTGCTCCCGGTCCCGGCCAAGAGCGGGCGGTACCACGTCCGGGCCGACAGCTTCGCCCGGACCCGCCCCCGGCGCCGCAGGGCGCGCCGCCGCCCGCCGCCCCGGCCGAGGTGA
- a CDS encoding class I SAM-dependent methyltransferase, with protein sequence MSFDVARGPTRHTVTMPPADGWVMGRVFDQHTYGGLAPAWLSRAPTVVDVGARCGAFAVYAHLMIHPAAAIHCFEPNPTRVGHLRRNLAAVPRATVAPFGLGPADAPADPFPAPGSRGGHATGPARTPAGRVPAHSGTPPRYGTSAAGGRWTY encoded by the coding sequence ATGTCGTTCGACGTGGCCCGCGGGCCCACCCGTCACACCGTAACGATGCCGCCCGCGGACGGGTGGGTGATGGGGCGGGTGTTCGATCAGCACACCTACGGCGGCCTCGCGCCGGCCTGGCTGTCCCGCGCGCCGACGGTCGTGGACGTCGGGGCCCGTTGCGGCGCGTTCGCCGTCTACGCCCACCTGATGATCCACCCCGCGGCCGCGATCCACTGTTTCGAGCCGAACCCGACCCGCGTCGGGCACCTGCGCCGGAACCTGGCCGCCGTGCCGCGTGCGACGGTGGCCCCGTTCGGGCTCGGCCCCGCGGACGCCCCGGCCGACCCGTTCCCCGCCCCCGGCTCCCGGGGCGGGCATGCGACCGGCCCGGCGCGAACCCCGGCGGGCCGGGTGCCGGCGCACTCCGGGACGCCGCCGCGGTATGGGACGAGCGCGGCTGGGGGGAGGTGGACGTACTGA
- a CDS encoding helix-turn-helix transcriptional regulator codes for MATATNDTTEGPAADPGEGLLIDIGQLAGLLRRSVGALERDQAAGRLPAPVYVGGSRRWRRAEIVAWVAAGCPRGTGGTRSGRRARARPVPRRARRRHP; via the coding sequence ATGGCAACCGCGACGAACGACACGACCGAGGGGCCTGCGGCGGACCCCGGCGAGGGGCTGTTGATCGACATCGGCCAACTGGCGGGGCTGCTGCGCCGCTCGGTGGGGGCGCTCGAACGCGACCAGGCCGCCGGGCGGCTCCCGGCCCCGGTGTACGTGGGCGGCTCCCGGCGGTGGCGCCGGGCCGAGATCGTGGCCTGGGTGGCGGCCGGGTGCCCGCGCGGGACCGGTGGGACGAGATCCGGGCGGCGGGCGCGGGCGCGACCGGTCCCGCGCCGCGCGCGGAGGAGGCACCCATGA